TTGCTCGCAACTATCTCATAATTATCACCTCCTTCGTCGTCCTCATCCTCGTCTTCATCTCCAATTTCCTTGTCGTCCTCGTCATCCTCATTCTCCTCATGGTACTGCCGGTCCATGGGGTCATTCTGGGTGTCTCCCATGGTTACTTCTGGCGGTACCACAAGCGTTGTTTGAGGAGGCCATTGTTGCTCCGGCTGCACCATGAGCGGCGCCATCATGCTCTCCGGCTTCATCTGCCCCTCTCCCTTGTTCTTCTCCCTGTATAGAGCCTCCAACTGGTGAAAATAGGGACATGTCTTTGAATCTTCAGGCCTCTTCTTGTTGCTTTCCTTGACCTTCTTGAAGTACTTGTTGATGTTCTCCCACTTCTCTTTGCACCTTTTGGCGTTCCGGTTGTACCCCATTTTCCTCATCAACGCTGAGATCTCCTCCCACAGTGGCCCTTTTGGTCCACTTTCTTGGTACTTTGTTTCCAAGCTTGTCCTCAGGTTTATCAGTGCTTGTACCTCCACTTTTGGCCACCTTGAAGAGCTTGCTTCCATCATCAAATTCTCACCGTTATTATCAGCTTTGTTGATTTCCACATTACTCACcactatttgttgttgttgttgtagttgTGGGACCAATGGCTGCACTTGTGGGGCCTCAGGAACTGTTGTTGTTTGTGCTTGTTGTGGTGTTGGAGTTGATGTTGGTGTTGCTTGTGGCACTGGTTGCTGTGGAACAACAGTGATGCTGTTGTTATTCAATGCTGGTTCAAGATTGATAGTTTCTTGTTGCTGATGTTCGGCTATCTTTTGCAAAAATGTCATAACAGCAGCATCTTTTGCTGCGGCAATGGACCTCTCTTGTGCTAGAATCTCCCTTTCCCTGTTGATCCTTTGCATCTCTTGCATTCTCCACGCTTCCTCTCTCACCACACGCTCTTGTTCTCTCTTCTCTATGGCCTCCAAGAACCTCCTTTGCAGCTCCTCCTGCTTCTCTATCACCTCCTTCATGAGCCTCTCAAAGAAGTCCTTccacttcctcttcctcttgcGCCCTCTGGCCTCCGTCGTCGGTGTTTCCTCCGAAGAAGTCGATGAAGAACTCGAATTCGACAAGAGATCGGCGGGGAAATTGGGGAAGGAAGGTGGGGTGATGGTGCTTGgagggttgttgttgttgttgctagtAGGGTTTGGTGTTTGTGTTGGGAAGTATGTTGTAGGGTTTGATGGTGGAAAAGAAGGGATTGTGATGTTCAGTGTTGATGGTGGTGTTATGTTGAGAATGCTTTGAGGCATAGGAAGTGATGTTGTGGATGGAACagtggtgttgttgttgttattagaCACTGGTGGCAATGGAAGTGGCATTATTATTGATGATGGTGTAGTTGTAGTTGTTGTTACCACTATTGACACTGGTGTTGCTGATAGTGCTGTTGTTTGTGGTGGCGGCTTTGGAGGTGTTGGAGATTGCTTTCCATGAATTGCAGGGTTGTTTTCAAGGGCTTGTAATTGATCAAAGAAGCGATAAGTTTTGCCTTCTGATTTCCCACTTCGTCCTTCTTTGGTTCTCTTGTGGTACTTGTAAACGTTCTCAAACTTCTCTTTGCATTTCTTGGCATTTCTGTTGTAGCCAAGCTCTGCCAGCTTCCTGATAACAATAACCCCAAAAGaagacaaagtaaaaaaaagaaaagaaaaagctttATGGCTTTATCTTATCTCATCAAATTCATGGCATAGGTGGCAATGGAAGCATAAGATAatagagaaaatacaaaaatttatctCAGGATTTCAAGTACCCATGAACGGAAATGAGGGGAAAGGAAGTAACTGAAGACCTTAAAATGAGGGAAATTAAATGAGGATATGTAATATAAAAAGTGATGTAGTA
The Glycine max cultivar Williams 82 chromosome 16, Glycine_max_v4.0, whole genome shotgun sequence genome window above contains:
- the LOC100804788 gene encoding trihelix transcription factor DF1; protein product: MLGDSAVLGTGGGGSGDAVAAPPPAASGGAHDGGVDGGDGGGGGSNSGDDRVEEGERSFGGNRWPKQETLALLKIRSDMDVAFRDASVKGPLWEEVSRKLAELGYNRNAKKCKEKFENVYKYHKRTKEGRSGKSEGKTYRFFDQLQALENNPAIHGKQSPTPPKPPPQTTALSATPVSIVVTTTTTTPSSIIMPLPLPPVSNNNNNTTVPSTTSLPMPQSILNITPPSTLNITIPSFPPSNPTTYFPTQTPNPTSNNNNNPPSTITPPSFPNFPADLLSNSSSSSTSSEETPTTEARGRKRKRKWKDFFERLMKEVIEKQEELQRRFLEAIEKREQERVVREEAWRMQEMQRINREREILAQERSIAAAKDAAVMTFLQKIAEHQQQETINLEPALNNNSITVVPQQPVPQATPTSTPTPQQAQTTTVPEAPQVQPLVPQLQQQQQIVVSNVEINKADNNGENLMMEASSSRWPKVEVQALINLRTSLETKYQESGPKGPLWEEISALMRKMGYNRNAKRCKEKWENINKYFKKVKESNKKRPEDSKTCPYFHQLEALYREKNKGEGQMKPESMMAPLMVQPEQQWPPQTTLVVPPEVTMGDTQNDPMDRQYHEENEDDEDDKEIGDEDEDEDDEGGDNYEIVASKPATADASGE